One window of the Cryptomeria japonica chromosome 7, Sugi_1.0, whole genome shotgun sequence genome contains the following:
- the LOC131856733 gene encoding uncharacterized protein LOC131856733 yields the protein MEAVMPWTTWVMPMGYEVDKDLLIAYVDHLLAQLVDTTIERFGTYKGKSLQVHSELQRPVIAKKDGTSNALTGTPTYLNTRAGKEKVAEKEKPTAVQKEKSVETKKEKPSKIQFWRKATEEELDEILANAKSYFRSKKRLTRMLIGETQSVHEETKQIFKKVLALILDEEEEVKEDESKKFEAKDLLKGVKITDFEPDEIVLDNKPMNTQTEPESIPDDDDTGNNDDAGALDNVNVHDIDVEMSEQHEQKQGQEEKKDEEPSVVTQTLDTRPPLIATAMQSRAKKNRMKEQQKEAETIRNVVEILSSHLLETDTDSFVNPIDQLGHLISDAREQMKYFEDAAYVSVEKDCKKKRTEQLMTKIDKGKVALTINKDCLKKGLETKGKIVAIVSKF from the exons ATGGAGGCAGTTATGCCTTGGACTACATGggttatgcccatgggatatgaagtggataaAGATCTTCTGATTGCATATGTTGATCATTTGCTTGCCCAACTGGTAGATACAACTATAGAACGGTTTGGCACTTACAAGGggaaatcccttcaagtgcactcTGAACTTCAAAGACCGGTAATtgcaaagaaa GATGGAACATCAAATGCACTAACCGGTACTCCCACCTATCTAAATACAAGAGCTGGAaaggagaaggttgcagagaaagaaaaACCAACAGCTGTTCAAAAGGAGAAATCAGTAGAAACTAAGAAGGAGAAACCTTCAAAGATTCAGTTTTGGAGaaaag CTACTGAGGAAGAGCTAGATGAAATTCTTGCTAATGCAAAGTCATATTTTaggtcaaagaaaaggttgacaagaatgttaattggCGAGACCCAATCAGTCCATGAGGAGACTAAACAAATTTTCAAAAAGGTACTAGCTCTGATTctagatgaagaggaagaagttaaggaagatgaatcaaaGAAGTTTGAGGCTAAAGATCTTCTAAAAGGTGTTAAAATAACTGATTTTGAGCCCGATGAAATTGTGCTGGATAATAAACCAATGAACACACAAACTGAACCTGAGAGTATCCCCGATGATGATGATACCGGTAATAATGATGATGCTGGTGCTCTTGACAATGTAAATGTACATGATATTGATGTTGAAATGTCTGAGCAACATGAACAAAAACAgggacaggaagaaaagaaagatgaggaGCCATCGGTAGTTACTCAAACTCTTGATACACGGCCCCCACTG attgcaactgccatGCAATCTCGGGCCAAGAAGAATAGGATGAAAGAACAACAAAAGGAGGCAGAGACAATAAGGaatgttgttgagattttgtcaagtcACCTACTGGAGACTGATACTGATAGTTTTGTTAATCCTATTGACCAGCTTGGACACCTTATTTCTGATGCCAGAGaacaaatgaaatattttgaggatgcagcttatgttAGTGTTGAGAAGGATTGCAAGAAGAAAAGAACTGAGCAATTGATGACTaaaattgataaagggaaagttgCTCTTACTATCAATAAGGACTGTTTGAAAAAAGGACTTGAAACCAAAGGTAAAATAGTTGCAATTGtttccaaattttaa